A single window of Eucalyptus grandis isolate ANBG69807.140 chromosome 1, ASM1654582v1, whole genome shotgun sequence DNA harbors:
- the LOC104421188 gene encoding trihelix transcription factor GT-3b, whose translation MEGQFSHHHHHHQHLLQQQQQLRPQPLPQQQQQQSVSIETGSDRFPQWSVQETKEFLMIRADLDRRFMETKRNKQLWEVISTGMRDKGFNRSAEQCKCKWKNLVTRYKGCETMEPEAMRQQFPYYNEMQAIFEARMQRMLWAETEGGGGAGSTSKSKKASSSQLSSEDDGDDEDSEGEKGKKKKKAKGNAGTSNSSGGSSSEVRKILEEFMKQQVRMEADWREAYEARENERRVKEMEWRQTMESLENERIMMDRRWREREEQRRMREEARAEKRDALITALLNKLRREDHNM comes from the exons TGGAAGGGCAATTTTCgcatcaccaccaccatcaccagcACCTTCttcaacagcagcagcagcttcgACCGCAGCCGCTGCcacagcaacagcagcagcaaagTGTCAGCATCGAAACCGGCAGCGACAGGTTCCCGCAATGGAGCGTCCAGGAGACGAAGGAGTTCTTGATGATACGGGCCGACCTCGACCGGCGCTTCATGGAGACGAAGCGAAACAAGCAACTGTGGGAGGTCATATCGACCGGGATGAGGGACAAGGGCTTCAACCGGAGCGCCGAGCAGTGCAAGTGCAAGTGGAAGAACCTCGTCACTCGATATAAG ggttGCGAGACGATGGAACCAGAAGCCATGAGGCAACAGTTCCCGTATTACAATGAGATGCAAGCGATTTTCGAAGCGAGGATGCAAAGAATGCTGTGGGCCGAAACagaaggaggtggaggtgcAGGAAGCACCTCAAAGAGCAAGAAAGCATCTTCTTCCCAGTTGTCTTCTGAAGATGATGGCGATGATGAGGACAGTGAGGGtgagaagggaaagaagaaaaagaaggccaAGGGCAACGCTGGCACGAGCAACAGCAGCGGCGGGAGCAGTAGCGAAGTAAGGAAGATATTGGAGGAGTTCATGAAGCAACAGGTACGGATGGAGGCGGACTGGAGGGAGGCGTATGAGGCGCGGGAGAACGAGAGAAGGGTGAAGGAGATGGAGTGGAGGCAGACAATGGAGTCTCTAGAGAATGAGAGGATAATGATGGACAGgaggtggagagagagggaagagcaGAGGAGGATGAGAGAGGAGGCTAGGGCTGAGAAGAGAGACGCTCTTATCACAGCACTTCTCAACAAGCTTAGAAGAGAAGATCACAATatgtaa